GGTGAGGGCCTTACGCGTTGGCGTGGCAGGGCTCATGCGGTCCGTGAAGATTATGGTACAGAATGCTGTATGGCGACGGTGGCAATGTTCAGTGCACGGGAAGCGGCTCGGATGCTCGGCATCAGTTATCCGACGATCAAACAGTGGATTCTAAGCGGCAAGTTGAAGACAGTGACGACCCCCGGAGGGCATCACCGTATTCCGGAGCCGGCACTGAAGCCATACCTTGCTGAGGACCGGAGACGGCCCCAGGAGGAGTCGCGTGAGCGGTATCGGCGGGTCTCCGGACGGAACCAGATTGTTGGGAAGGTTGTCAGCGTCCGGATCGAGGGTCTGCTGGCGCAGGTGGTTCTGGCGATCGGCGAGCAGCGGATCAACAGCATTATCACCGCCGAGGCGGCACGCGAACTCGGCCTGAAGAAGGGACAGACTGCGGCGGCCCTGGTGAAGTCGACCGATGTGATGATTGAGCGGTTGGACTAGGGGCGTGCCGCGTTTCCGGTGGGAGCAGCGGGCTTTTAGCTCGCTGATAAAGGGAATTAAAAGAGAAAGGGCTAAAGCCCATCTCTCTTAGAGTTTGTAAACCGTGGGCTGAAAGCCCACGGCTCCCACCCGATTAAGCTCCGCTCGAATATTTGATGTCGCGCTGAGATGGATGCCAACTCCCCTCCATGCAAT
This genomic window from Terriglobus albidus contains:
- a CDS encoding helix-turn-helix transcriptional regulator, giving the protein MATVAMFSAREAARMLGISYPTIKQWILSGKLKTVTTPGGHHRIPEPALKPYLAEDRRRPQEESRERYRRVSGRNQIVGKVVSVRIEGLLAQVVLAIGEQRINSIITAEAARELGLKKGQTAAALVKSTDVMIERLD